The Bdellovibrio sp. NC01 genome includes the window GGGTTTGGAATCCGTGGGCATCCGCATGCCTAATCATCCTATCGCTTTAGAGTTGATTCAAGATGTGGGCGTACCTTTAGCAGCACCCAGCGCGAATAAATTTGGCAGAACTTCGCCAACTTCGGCAACGCACGTGCGGGTTGAGTTTAAAAACGAAAATGTTTTTGTCTTAGACGGTGGTGAATGTCCAATCGGGATTGAATCGACAGTTTTGTTGATTCGTCATCGTCCAGGAAAAGTTGAACTTTCCATTCTTCGTCGCGGTCACGTTTTAAAATCCGATATCGCGCACATTCTTGAAGAAAAAGGTTTTACTTTCGAATTCATCGAACAAGTTGATAAGCGTGAATCACCAGGCCACATGAAACATCACTACATGCCGCCGGTCCCGTTTTTTGTTGTGACAGATCCAAATCGTTCGGTTGAAAGCATTCTGCAAGAAGTGAACGAAAAGATCACACAGCTTCCCGATGAAATTGAAAGCATCAAGATCATCAAGCCTGAACAAGGTATTCATTCGGCAGAAGTTTTGAAGCTTTCTAAAGATCCCGTTCTGGCGACTCGCCAGTTTTATGGCAAATTGCGTGACGTGGCTGCCAAGGGTAAAGACAGTATCATCTTTTACCGCGAGCCCCACCAAGTCGGGGAGCGCTGGGAATCTTTATTTGATCGCTTGAATAAAGCGGCAAGTCTTATTCTTTAGTCGGCTCGATAAATTTTTGCAGCAAAGGATAATACAGATCCTTCTGCGGCGACAAAATCAATTCATTCGCATCAGTCACTTCACTAAATGTAACCTTCGCACCTTGAACAACAGCAAGCGGGCAAGATTCGTTGGCTTCACCCATCACCAGAACTGCCATGGCCGCCAAAGAATCCACGACATCAAGGTGAGTGAACTTTAACTTCGTTCCGAAAAGATCAGGCGTATCCACTAACGATTCAACACCGTTGAAACCCCAATAAGCTAAAGCAATTCCGGTAACTCCACGACGCAAAGGCATCGAGTGCGAATCCGTTAGAATCACGCCGAAGTTTTTCAAACCAAACGCGCGACGCAAACCTTGCCATATCAAATGCGCACTAGCGAACGGATCTTCTGGATACAAAATATAACACTGATTGGCCGAGTTCGATTCATCAATCCCGGCCGACGGAATCAACAAACCTTTCGTGATCGTCAGTTCAATATCGTACTGTCCAGGGGTCAGATAAATATCCGCTTCTTTTTTAATAAGATCTTTTTTGCTGATCGTACATTTCGCGACCGTTCTGTTTTCTGCAAGCGAAACTATCTTCGAAGTGATCGCAAGGACCTGGCCTTCAAGATCAACGCCATGAAGAGACTGGACCAAGAAGTCTAAAAGGCTTTCACCAGAGTGAAAGATAGAAGTTTTAATAGGTGTCGCCGAGATCGTGCGGTGTTGCTGTTGCTTGCTCATGGAACATTGTTGCTCGCGCATCAACAAGTTGCCAACAATATCCTCACTCAGTCCTAACAATCTTTCTTGCGCGACTTTGTTAACCTTCAATTAACCACGGAGGGCAAATGGTGCAAAGACTGACTCAGAATATTCAATCGTTCTATCAGTTGCGTTCGAATAACATCCATAAGTTCAGACCGAAGATCGAAATCGAATCCGACGTGGGTCCTTTCACACTAAAAACGGCGACCAGTCTTGAAGAGTTGAAAGAAGCCTTTGCTTTGCGCTTCGAAGTTTTTCACAAAGAAATGATCGGCAAAAAAAATGTCTGGGGTCTTGATGTCGATGAATTTGATTTCGACTGCGACCACTTGATTATCAAAGAAAAACGCTCGGGCAAAATCGTCGGTACTTACCGAGTGCGCTGTTCTGAATTCACAAATAAATTTTATTCTGCGAACGAGTTCATGATGAACTCCATCCTTCAACAACCTGGAGTGAAGCTTGAACTCGGACGCGCTTGTATTCATAAAGACTATCGCCGCGGCATCGTGATCTCGCTTTTATGGAGAGGTATCGCAGACTATATGGTTGCGACTGATTCGAAATTTTTGTTTGGTTGTGCGACAGTGAAAACCGACGATCCCCGCGAGGCTGCGCTCTTAACGCAGTACTTTGAAGAAGAGGGACGAATCAATCCCGGCTTCAGAGCACGCCCGACCTTGGCATATACAATGCCACTGTTTAGTTTGTTCAAAGATGAACTTCGCAACCCTCTCACGGAGACTCAGAGAGCGGAAGCGGAGGCACTGTTACCGCCGTTATGTCGAGCTTATCTCAAAATTGGCTCTTACATAGGTGGGGAACCAGCATGGGACAAGGAGTTCCAATGCATTGATTTCTTGACGATTCTGCATAGAGAAGACTTAAATAGAACTCTGTGGAAGAGATTCAAGCTGGACTCCGTGGAGTCCTAAGACTTATTTTATTCGTATTGATTATTCTGACTTTCTTGGCTTGGTCATTCCTATGCCATCTTGTGATTCGCGATCAAGATAAACGCCGCGCAAGATTTTCTAAGAACGCCAGCCTTTTTTGCGGTTTCATCATCAGATCTTTCAATATTCGTCTGACGGTTAAAAATAAACCCAAAGACGGCGACAAGTTTCTTTTGGTCAGCAATCACATGGGATTCATCGACATTCTTTTGATGTGCTCGATCTTCCCGATGTTGTTCATCACTTCAAACGAGATGCGCGAAACTCCGTTCTTGGGTTTGCTGACTGAAATGGGTGGTTGCATGTACGTTGAACGTCGCAGCCGCACACGCATCATCGAAGAAATGAAATCAATGACGGACGCTTTACAAAAAGGTTTCCGTATCGTGCTTTATCCTGAAGCGACTTCGCACAACGGTGAATGCGTGCTTCCGTTTAAGCGCACGTTGATGATGGCCGCTTCACATGCGGGTGTGCCGATTCAGCCAGCGGTTGTGAACTTCCGCAAAGTAAATGGCGAAGAGTGGACGATGAAGTATCGCGACTCTTTGTGCTGGTATGGTGATATTCCTTTTGCGACATCCCTGTGGAAATCTCTGACACTTAGATCTGTGGATGCTGAAATTGAATTCCTTGAGCAAATCCACACGTCACCTGAAGATGATCGTGGCTTGGTTGCTGACAAAGCTCACAAAATGATCTCGGAAAAATTCGTCCCAGTTAAAGGCGCACCAGTCCCAGAACCCGCGCCAGCAGAGATGGAAACGACATAAGGCCTGGCCGAAGTCCTAGTTTCAAAAAGCCCCTTGACGTCCTGTGAAGGGGTATGTAAATAATGTGTAAATGAGGAAGATTATCCACGTCGACATGGACTGCTTCTATGCAGCCGTTGAGGTAAAGTACAATCCGAAGCTGAAAGGGAAACCTTTGGGCATCGGAGGACCGCCGAATACTCGTAGTGTGCTGTGTACAGCCAGCTATGAAGCGCGTAAGTTCGGTGTGCGCTCTGCCATGCCTTCCTCGCAAGCGGTGCGCTTGTGCCCACAATTGATTTTAATTCCGCCCCATTTCGATTTGTATAAAGCAGAAAGCGCGAAGGTTCGCGAAATCTTTGAACGCTTCACAAAGAAAATCGAACCGTTGTCATTAGACGAAGCTTATCTTGATGTTACCGAG containing:
- a CDS encoding L-threonylcarbamoyladenylate synthase, encoding MKSVNESLAKAKKILEEGGVIGLPTETVYGLAARIDIPGAIEKIFTTKERPFFDPLIVHVSSIEMAKKVTAYWGPASQALGEAFWPGPLTMILPKDPSINGMITSGLESVGIRMPNHPIALELIQDVGVPLAAPSANKFGRTSPTSATHVRVEFKNENVFVLDGGECPIGIESTVLLIRHRPGKVELSILRRGHVLKSDIAHILEEKGFTFEFIEQVDKRESPGHMKHHYMPPVPFFVVTDPNRSVESILQEVNEKITQLPDEIESIKIIKPEQGIHSAEVLKLSKDPVLATRQFYGKLRDVAAKGKDSIIFYREPHQVGERWESLFDRLNKAASLIL
- a CDS encoding GNAT family N-acetyltransferase; translation: MVQRLTQNIQSFYQLRSNNIHKFRPKIEIESDVGPFTLKTATSLEELKEAFALRFEVFHKEMIGKKNVWGLDVDEFDFDCDHLIIKEKRSGKIVGTYRVRCSEFTNKFYSANEFMMNSILQQPGVKLELGRACIHKDYRRGIVISLLWRGIADYMVATDSKFLFGCATVKTDDPREAALLTQYFEEEGRINPGFRARPTLAYTMPLFSLFKDELRNPLTETQRAEAEALLPPLCRAYLKIGSYIGGEPAWDKEFQCIDFLTILHREDLNRTLWKRFKLDSVES
- a CDS encoding coenzyme F420-0:L-glutamate ligase — translated: MSKQQQHRTISATPIKTSIFHSGESLLDFLVQSLHGVDLEGQVLAITSKIVSLAENRTVAKCTISKKDLIKKEADIYLTPGQYDIELTITKGLLIPSAGIDESNSANQCYILYPEDPFASAHLIWQGLRRAFGLKNFGVILTDSHSMPLRRGVTGIALAYWGFNGVESLVDTPDLFGTKLKFTHLDVVDSLAAMAVLVMGEANESCPLAVVQGAKVTFSEVTDANELILSPQKDLYYPLLQKFIEPTKE
- a CDS encoding 1-acyl-sn-glycerol-3-phosphate acyltransferase, yielding MIILTFLAWSFLCHLVIRDQDKRRARFSKNASLFCGFIIRSFNIRLTVKNKPKDGDKFLLVSNHMGFIDILLMCSIFPMLFITSNEMRETPFLGLLTEMGGCMYVERRSRTRIIEEMKSMTDALQKGFRIVLYPEATSHNGECVLPFKRTLMMAASHAGVPIQPAVVNFRKVNGEEWTMKYRDSLCWYGDIPFATSLWKSLTLRSVDAEIEFLEQIHTSPEDDRGLVADKAHKMISEKFVPVKGAPVPEPAPAEMETT